The Arvicanthis niloticus isolate mArvNil1 chromosome 2, mArvNil1.pat.X, whole genome shotgun sequence genome includes a window with the following:
- the Ntsr1 gene encoding neurotensin receptor type 1, translating to MSFLFPMLVISVLNTVIANKLTVMVHQAAEQVHGVGTVGTHNGLEHSTFNMSIEPGRVQALRHGVLVLRAVVIAFVVCWLPYHVRRLMFCYISDEQWTTFLFDFYHYFYMLTNALFYVSSAINPILYNLVSANFRQVFLSTLACLCPGWRRRRKKRPTFSRKPNSMSSNHAFSTSATRETLY from the exons ATGTCCTTCCTGTTTCCCATGCTGGTCATCTCCGTCCTAAACACTGTGATCGCCAACAAACTGACTGTCATGGTGCACCAGGCCGCCGAGCAGGTCCACGGCGTGGGCACTGTGGGCACCCACAACGGTTTAGAACACAGCACGTTCAACATGTCCATCGAGCCCGGCCGTGTCCAGGCCCTGCGCCATGGAGTCCTCGTCTTAC GTGCTGTGGTCATCGCCTTTGTGGTCTGCTGGCTACCCTACCATGTGAGGCGCCTCATGTTCTGCTATATCTCGGATGAACAGTGGACTAC gtTCCTCTTCGACTTCTACCACtatttctacatgctgaccaacGCTCTCTTCTATGTCAGCTCCGCCATCAATCCCATCCTCTACAACCTGGTCTCCGCCAACTTCCGCCAGGTCTTCCTGTCCACACTAGCCTGCCTCTGTCCTGGATGGCGCCGCCGTCGAAAGAAAAGGCCAACGTTCTCCAGGAAGCCGAACAGCATGTCCAGCAACCACGCCTTTTCCACCAGCGCGACCCGGGAGACCCTGTACTAG